A region of Paractinoplanes abujensis DNA encodes the following proteins:
- a CDS encoding extracellular solute-binding protein — translation MKRKIAAAAAIAATLLGAAACGSNSDEDAPTTSASGKVDGTGKTLKVWLMVDAQTAWKGVVDDASKRFTAATGAQVNVEYQQWANHLTKLDATLAGTDVPDVVELGNTEFPKYVFSGAFGAVNPADYENSGSWLQGLKGACDFEGKTYCVPYYAGARVLIYRTDLLKKVGAEAPKTYDEFLATAEKVQASEKANSKFGAFYMPGQYWYAAMSWVKSTGGDIAKQDGDKWVGQLSQPQSIEGLQRWVDVVKKYSKADPTKNENDQANTFAQGTAAMFYGNAWEQGSAEETKKDPNNPDSPLVPTKVKGKLAAAPMPEIPSFLGGSNLGITEKSQQKELAAQWIKAFTDSTSMAGLVKANALPNATALLDKAAADNPKIAPSALAAKNSWFPPNAEKWADVEKGAVLQTMLTDILTGKKSVADGAKWADDQINTTLNES, via the coding sequence GTGAAGCGCAAGATCGCCGCCGCCGCGGCCATCGCGGCGACACTGCTCGGCGCCGCGGCCTGCGGCTCCAACAGCGACGAAGACGCCCCCACCACGTCGGCTTCCGGCAAGGTCGACGGCACCGGCAAGACCCTCAAGGTCTGGCTGATGGTCGACGCGCAGACCGCCTGGAAGGGCGTGGTCGACGACGCCAGCAAGCGGTTCACCGCGGCCACCGGCGCCCAGGTCAACGTGGAGTACCAGCAGTGGGCCAACCACCTGACCAAGCTGGACGCCACCCTGGCCGGCACCGACGTGCCGGACGTGGTCGAGCTGGGCAACACCGAGTTCCCCAAGTACGTCTTCAGCGGCGCGTTCGGTGCGGTCAACCCGGCCGACTACGAGAACTCGGGCTCCTGGCTGCAGGGCCTCAAGGGCGCCTGTGACTTCGAGGGCAAGACCTACTGCGTGCCCTACTACGCCGGTGCCCGCGTGCTGATCTACCGCACCGACCTGCTCAAGAAGGTCGGCGCCGAGGCGCCCAAGACGTACGACGAGTTCCTGGCCACCGCCGAGAAGGTGCAGGCGTCGGAGAAGGCCAACAGCAAGTTCGGCGCCTTCTACATGCCCGGCCAGTACTGGTACGCGGCGATGAGCTGGGTCAAGTCGACCGGCGGCGACATCGCCAAGCAGGACGGCGACAAGTGGGTCGGCCAGCTCTCGCAGCCGCAGTCGATCGAGGGCCTGCAGCGCTGGGTCGACGTGGTCAAGAAGTACTCGAAGGCCGACCCCACCAAGAACGAGAACGACCAGGCCAACACGTTCGCTCAGGGCACCGCCGCGATGTTCTACGGCAACGCGTGGGAGCAGGGCTCGGCCGAGGAGACCAAGAAGGACCCCAACAACCCGGACTCCCCGCTCGTCCCGACCAAGGTCAAGGGCAAGCTGGCCGCCGCGCCGATGCCCGAGATCCCGTCGTTCCTGGGTGGCTCGAACCTCGGCATCACCGAGAAGAGCCAGCAGAAGGAGCTGGCCGCGCAGTGGATCAAGGCCTTCACCGACAGCACCTCGATGGCCGGCCTGGTCAAGGCCAACGCGCTGCCGAACGCGACCGCGCTGCTGGACAAGGCGGCCGCGGACAACCCGAAGATCGCGCCGTCCGCGCTCGCCGCTAAGAACAGCTGGTTCCCGCCGAACGCCGAGAAGTGGGCCGACGTCGAGAAGGGTGCGGTGCTGCAGACCATGCTGACCGACATCCTGACCGGCAAGAAGTCGGTGGCCGACGGCGCCAAGTGGGCCGACGACCAGATCAACACGACGCTCAACGAGAGCTGA